Genomic window (Alligator mississippiensis isolate rAllMis1 chromosome 4, rAllMis1, whole genome shotgun sequence):
GAGCCAGATCTTCAGAGGGGTTAGCTTCCATTTGGATTTAATTTTTCCCATGTTTTACTTCTATCATGGACTTTTCTCCCCTGGTAGAACTGGGCACCCACTCTACTGCCAGTGTGCTGAACTCTTGACATTTGGGTCCTTTGAAAATATTAGGTGCTGTTTGCTGGGCACTTTTATACCAAGAGGACAGatttttagatgcctaaataggAGTGTTGATTCAAGTCACTCTCGTGTGTTTCCTCAGTGTCTCTCTGATGTATCTCCTCAGCAACCCAGGATAACAGTGACCCAGGGAGTGATGTCAAACTGGGGAAGAAGAGTTTGGCCCAGAAGCTGCCTCTTTCAACTTCAGTGGGTGACCATATTCGCCAACATAGGACCACTTTTAGCCAGGAGCAACTGGCAATTCTAGAGCAGCAATACTCCAAAGAAAGCTACTTATCCAGGGCCAGGAGGTATGAATTGGCCAGTGCTCTGAACCTACCTGAAAGCACCATCAAGGTAAACTGTCATTTTGGAGACTAGTCAGACGAAGACCCCAGAATGTAAAGGCCATAGGCTCCCCTGCTTTGCCCATGAAACAATATAAACTGAAGCATTTTCTAAGTAACATCCTTGTTTATTAAATTCCATGACAAACATTTTGGAGTAGGACATAAACCAAGGCAGGAGTTGATCCAAGCAGGTACCTAATACTGAAGAAATCTGGATTCTGTTCTGCACTCTGTTTGTGACTGTGCAACACTGAGAGAGTCTCAGCTTTGCCAACCACAATTTTATTGCTAGTCCacctctgtacctcagtttccccatctgaaaACAAAATCCACATcaaccctcccctctgccttctgCTTTGGTAGGGTTGCAAGGCCTGACCTACTAATGTTTACATGGTGCTTTGATGGACAGTGCTATGGAAGTACACAGAATTATTGTTTCTTTACACAGGTGTGGTTCCAGAACCGACGGATGAAAGATAAAAGGAAGAGATACTGTCTGCCTTGGCTTCCTCCTCTAGACCCTATCTTAAACAGGTCCATGAGCCAGACCTCCTGTATATCTTACCCTCTACCATCTCAGCTCTCTACTTCCAAGTACTTAGGCACCTTCCTAACATTTCTGAGGCCTATGGATAACCTATCATTTCTCCCTCCACCTTTCCTGGTACCAAATTTCCTTCCCACTCTCCAATATCCCTCTCTCTATCAGTCCCCAGGAGTTTGCCCCACCACCTGTCATTGCACTGAGAgtaaagatcttggaaaaaagcAAGATAGCAACTCAGCCCTTTATGAATCCAAATGAATCTCGACTCTAGCTTGCTGTCCTTAAAATAGGGTTAGAGGCTTCCTGTAGAAGTGGTTTCCATGCACTGGTATTTTATTAGAATTATTTTAAACAGGAGCTAGTACGGACTCAGGGCAGCAAAATGACTTTGAATTAGTCAGCAACCATCTGTATTAAAAATATGAAAGGTTTTAGGTATATTCTGTAGTGGAATGTTTTTCCTTGAAACTCAGACACATTTGTCTCGCAACAAGGCTAAACAGAGGTAACACCAACTGATTCAAAATCAGATTGATGGCATAGACCAAATTCATCCTTGGTGCAACATTGCTGAGGTCAGTGAAATTATAGCACCACAGACAAATTCAGCTCTATCAAACTTAACTCTAACATAAAACTAGGtaatgtaaaaaaaccaaaacaaaacaaaacaaaaaaatcaaaccaaaaagTGGTGATGGGGCATTTATTTCCCATGTGTTTCAAATTATGTGTAATTAAGTGGGACAGAACTGATACTGGCAGAGAAAATATCTCCAACAACATAACAGGAATTAAATCCAATAAAGAAAGCTATGAATGACAAGGGAGGTTTTTAAAGTTTCAAATTGGAGTTAGGAGTTGAATTCCTattggcatttatttttttaaactttttttaaaggtgTGCTGTTTGCTATAGTGAATCAACACAGCATAGGTAGTGCAATATTCAGAAGGCTGGAGTGATCTGATGCAATAAGGGGCCAGTTAACTTTGTAGATGAAATATGGAcaatgtaatcttttttttttttgcattaaataaGCTACAGGTTAATTTGAAAAGCGTGGAAGTTTCATTCCTTTGTGATCAACTTTTATGTTAGCGATGAATGCAATTCCTTTATTTGTGAGAATGTAAGAGGGTTTAGTGGTAAAGGTTTCAGACTAAGAGATCCTTTAGGAAGACAGCTTCTCTACGTGAGCTGCTGAAGAGTGTTCTCTATTGAAAAGCTACCTCATACTTGACTCAGAGGTTTTGCCTGTGTGCACATCAAGAGACACTAAGAGCAAAGCCTTAAGGACATGACAAGGTATGTGCGAGTCCTAGGTGGTTCAGCCCAACATGCTGCTGAGCTTTCTGTCCCCAGTCCTGCAGATGAGCTTCAGATCATATATACATTTAAGAGTATACTTACTTAAGTGGGTGTTTTGCTGGATTAAAACCAGGGCCTGAAAATCTGCTGGAGTATACCTTTATCCCAAATCTTCCATGGTTTAATGTTCTGAAAGCTATTTCCCTTCTTAACACTTGTTCTTTTATCAGACACTTGTCTTGCAGAGGCCTTACAAAAATGATATGAGAATAATTcaagggatggggaggagaagagCTGCTCTGTTAAATAGGAGCAGAATTGAAGGCAGGCAGGCATGATTAAGCCGACCAGTTATTAAATGGACCAGAGAGGCCTGAAAAGGACTACTAATCTTGGTTCTAAAGACAGAATAAGAGGTGGTGCTTCATACATCCATTGAAACAGCAGATGAAGAAAACAGATATACAGTAAGCCATCCTTTAACTATCGTAGATGGAAGACAAAGGGCTTAAGGCAGTATTCATGGAGCAGGTGCTAATTACAAGCATTCTCTGTTTGCCATGCAGCTGCAGActgtcctttaaaataaaaatgcttcattttataCTATGTTTGTGTGTGATGCTGTGTATTCACAAAATGCATCTCTCTATTATTTCAATTTATGAAGTTTTCCTTCAGTCTCAACTAATTAGTCAACAGAAGGACTAGTGTATTTTATAACTACAATCATTccctgtatttattttatttaagtggAGGCAATGAATATCTTTGATAGGATGTTTCAAGTGTATTTTAATCTCTGATCGTTTAAAGAAAGTATTTGTAAAATGTAATTATTACTTGGTTTCAGAGTTACTTATCAGAGTATTCTGCACTCAAAACATGATCACATCCAATTTATCAAGCTGTAATTAGAAATGTGCCACCTTCATCTCCAAAACACCCCTACTGAAAGCCTGCAGATAAAGATATTTATcttattgatgatgatgatgatgaccaCTGCTGGTTGAGTATCTGAGAGAAATTCACACAATTGATTTGCTGACTAATGGGGGAAATTGCCCCAGTCAATCAAATATTATTCAATCAGCTTTCTAAAATGCTTTTGTAGACCAAATTATGTACTAATAGTGTAAAGGTTAAGCttttgtaaacaaacaaacaaaaaaaagatacccaacatgaaaaaaaacaaacaaaaaaacccctcactaTTTGCAAATGAGAGAATCACCTTAATTAATACCAAATGTTACCAAAAACTCATAACATTTGCACTAGACAGCAGTTCTGTTACTGTTAGCAGAGAAAATTTGTAGTCTCTAGATCAGAGCCTCACAAAGAAATGGGATTTCCAGAAACCTTATTTAAAACAACATTTATTTGTACATTTCAAGCCCATACATAAATGGTATGCAATCTTCAACaggtttttacattttttttttttccaaaagtccCTTTAACATGAAATCAGATATTATTCTGCCCCGCTTGGCATAACACACTGTTAGCAGTTCACAAAAATTTGAGCCATTCCCAGAGGAAATGGACCCCATATGTATCATTGGTACCTCTGAGGAAGAGATTGCTTTGAAGTGATGATGCCTCAGCAACAGCCCAACCAACTCTTACCACAGAAAACTGGTCTGCAAGTCCAAAGAAACTGGCTGTTTCAAAAGTCATGGTCCATAAAGCCCTTCCTacagtatctttttttttacaAGCATCTCAACCTGGATCACACCTTGAATGTGTGTGATGGAACAGTGGCAGCTGGGGGattagaaattaaaataatttgtccTCCTTTGAGCAATCTCTGCACATTCCCAAGTGTAAGACCAGTAACCTTAAGATTAAAAGAGAATGAAACGATCTCTCTTGGAGCATTCCAGGTACgtcacattcattaatgcaccttaattatagcacgttaagtttagtacttggataaccaagtactaaaccaATGCTGGGTAGCGCTGGTGCATGGGTATTtgcagatgctaactgcacagtagcttaatactacgcAGTAGTGTATTTGCAcgggttttgcctggcacactactatGCTGTGTTATTAGGCtgctgcgcagttagcatctcgtgtagacacctTCTACCTACTACTGTTAAAGATCCCAGATCATAAAGAGAACACCAGTATAAAACAGCCTCTTATAACACCCATCATTATGGACTCCATACTTATTAATAAGAAAATTAGCTACTAAAACAAAACACACTACTTTGTCATACTAACTGAAATTCCAAGAGGTGAAATGACTAAATCAAGTAACCAACCACACAATCTTGTTGCTAAAGTTACTGACCTTCCTCACCTCCTCTTAATGATGCTCATTTGTTCTGTCATGTCTAATATGAGACTATATATTCTTCAAGCCGGGACCCTTGCCTTCCTCCCTGCATCATAAAGCACTTTGCACATCTTTAAGCATCATACAATAATAAATAGGTGTTACCATCTTGATCTCGCTTCCTCAAGCTAGTTTTTTGTCTATCCTGGAGAATCATcattcttttatttatatttctattCTTACTGATCTCAGCACATCTTTAACAGAGATGTGTGTTCCTTATCAGCAGTACTTCCATTTCCTATCCTGTTCCTACCCACATTCTTAGGTCCACTCAGCCATCCATTTACTCTGCATTGCAGCTTTCAGCATTATTATCAATGTAGCCATTGTTGTTaactttattttaatatatatttttgttaaagcATCAAAAAACAAATCTACCTGTTCATAAATTCAGCCCGACACAGAAATAGCCTTTTTCCATGAGGTATCTTCCCTCAGATACTTTAGGCCTCATTGCCACTGATCAGATGGAAACTGGGCCCACAGGAGGCACCTGTGAGAGTGGCTGAACATTTTCTAACATAAGTACACAATGTGTGGCTCCCAACagagaaatataaaatataagcaCTTCAAAATCCAGAAATGTGTAGCATCACATTGGGATCATTTTGTTTCAGCCTTCCTTTGCATCTGGCCCTTCTACACTCCTATCTTCCTACCCTTTGTACCACTGTTAAACTCTTGTTAAGACCCATGACTATACATTCATTCTACATCAGCTAAAATCAACTTGTCATATATACAGTGGGGTTTAGATTTCCAAAATGCAATGCAAAGATTCAGCTGTGTAGTTCAATCTGACATTAAAAGGTGTAGTACAACTGAAATACAATGCAGGTAATTTCTCTCTCGATGGATGACATTCAGCTAACTAAATCAGACACCACACTGTCACTCTTATAAAGAACTGAACAAAATAAGAGTTGATGGTAATCAGGCACAAAGCCATACAGATATACATCAGGGGCCAGGAAAACAGTTTCATGTCTGAACATCTATGAactcctgactttttttttttttaaggcaactATCATGGCTCACCCACTGATTGATAATTTTGTACGATAGAAGCTGTTTACTGGAAGCAATCACCAATGAgtatatttaaaaagaagaaacaaaatggTTCTGTCAGTTCATGATGAACAGCTCTGTCTGTAGGAGGGAGCACCTTTCAGGTTTTAGAAGGCAAACAGTGATGCATGGAAGAGTTCTGCTCAAACCCTGTAAGGAAAGAAATGCAATAATAAGCAGACTGATATGGCAGTACAGCATCCTGCAGAATATTGTAGAGATATCTAATCTTGCTTTAAATGAGCTAGATTCAAGTACTGGAAGCAATCTGGATCTATGGAGTTCTATGTGGGTTAAATACCTCTTGCCAAGAAGCTTGTTTAAAGCTAGTTCAAGTTTGTCTACATCAAACTGCAGGCTGAAGTACAGACATATCCTTGATAGGTGGACAAAGATAAATTAATCTAAAAATGTTTTGCACAGACACTCCTATAGTAAATATGATGGATGAAGTGAAGGCAGCATGAGCAGCCAGCAGCCTCATTGTCAGTATTCTCCTTTCTGACTCGTTATAGCTCATACCAAGTAAATAAATCATGAGTCAGGTATCACACACAGAATAATGCAAATTACCTGCCCAACAGAAGGGACAACTCTGTATTCcattccagccctgctgcacctcTCCAGTAATGTAAATGATCTAGAAACAGTTTTATATGGTTGGGAGAATCCCTGTGTAGGGTTTGTCTAAAGAGGACCTCCTAGCAGCCTTCTATGGGAAGTAAAAGAGCTTAGCACACACTGCTATAGGGATTCTGTTGTGCTCTCTAGACCGTAGCCTGCTCTGGCAGGTAGTACACTCCCCAGCAAAATCCAGAACAGGGATGGTCAAGCTGCaacatgcatgccacaagtggcacatgcagcccatgtgtgtggcatgtagcagGTCAAGGAGGGGACAAACACAGCTGCAGCTAGGGCAgcgagaagaaagcagagcaacagatcaggtagggagcacagggtaggaagcagaaagccaagcagcagatcaagcagaggaaaggaattgaagtggcacttggagagggtATAGGGCTAATACGCAGCATGCCCACCAAAAAGGTTGGACCCCACTGAGATACAATAGCACCCCCTCTTCCTTGCTGTAGGCTGTACCTTTTGTGTGGTGCCAGCTCATCCCAGATCATACTGTGATTTTACTGCTATTCCAAAAGCAGACTTGTATCATAAGATGCTGACTGCCAATCATGATATGAATACATTATACCTGTTTCTTTTGAAAGGAGCCCAGAGCAATGCATACAGAGCAACTGGTCACCAAACAATGAAATGCTGCAAGCATTACACAGTAGCTAAAATTTGCAATATTGTTGAGGCAAGAGAAGTGAAAAATAATTTATCCAGTTGAAAGTATGGCAGGAATCTAGGAAGCCAGAATGTAGTGACTCATCATGGAAATGAACATGGATGCTGAAGCTAACGCCCTCTAGTGCTGCAAAAAGTGCCATGGCATTTTAAACAAGACCATGTGATATAGGCTTTGGTGTTACAAATCAGCAACAGGTGATGGCTAAAATTTTTTGGCTGCCTAAAAGCCCATTTTTTAAGATATATAGTCTTCTAAAAATGAATAAAGGACATGGTGAGATTCTTAAAAGGGCCTAGACACCTAAATCTGAGataatttctttctctctcagtgtcCATCTGTATCTTTAAGTAcctaaaatatctttaaaatatgGTCTAAGTGACTTGGGAATTTAAGACTCATAAACCAAACTGACTTAGATGCTTAACAGCTTTCAGTGAGGTTTTTGACTCCT
Coding sequences:
- the LOC102559053 gene encoding homeobox protein XHOX-3; amino-acid sequence: MSTQDNSDPGSDVKLGKKSLAQKLPLSTSVGDHIRQHRTTFSQEQLAILEQQYSKESYLSRARRYELASALNLPESTIKVWFQNRRMKDKRKRYCLPWLPPLDPILNRSMSQTSCISYPLPSQLSTSKYLGTFLTFLRPMDNLSFLPPPFLVPNFLPTLQYPSLYQSPGVCPTTCHCTESKDLGKKQDSNSALYESK